A section of the Deltaproteobacteria bacterium genome encodes:
- a CDS encoding outer membrane protein transport protein — MRMRRAIGLSILLAAFGVATNASANPFDTFGAGTRAIGMGGAYTAVSDDIAGLYHNPGALIQMSGLDIELAYHHASPRLRIADRDIDSDENSGVQFGLILTQRLAGRRLAFGANVFLPDDHVIRFQMLPRRQAQYVMFTNDNHVLVVNAGGGYEIIEGRLGLGAGLSVVGDNTGGVDLTLREDEPSAGSLDTKLKLIARPIVGIWGRPSPAWRVGFCYREKTDVKLDLPNNIHVPELGVFEDNRWNVLAESEITLIARSYSHFSPRMFALGVAFDALPRTTITLDETWRQWSQYHDPTVRLKLRIDGGLGQIVEIERQPPLESANFHDIFVTALGVEGRPIERPGATLAVRGGYIYSPTPAPHQHGPTNLVDTTSNTVSVGVGFTAKDPLDAIDEWSLNTYGRVMFLQEQTVEKSSDDDPVGDYTFGGYVPGFGASITAKF, encoded by the coding sequence ATGAGGATGCGCCGCGCGATCGGGCTCTCGATTCTTCTCGCCGCGTTCGGCGTCGCGACAAACGCGTCCGCGAACCCCTTCGACACCTTCGGCGCGGGCACGCGGGCGATCGGCATGGGCGGCGCGTACACCGCCGTCTCCGACGACATCGCGGGTCTGTACCACAATCCCGGCGCGTTGATTCAGATGAGCGGGCTCGACATCGAACTCGCCTACCACCACGCGTCGCCGCGCCTGCGCATCGCCGATCGCGACATCGATTCCGACGAAAACTCCGGCGTGCAATTCGGCCTGATTCTCACGCAGCGTCTCGCCGGGCGACGCCTGGCCTTTGGCGCCAACGTGTTCCTTCCCGACGACCATGTGATCCGCTTTCAGATGCTGCCCCGACGGCAGGCGCAGTACGTGATGTTCACGAACGACAACCACGTGCTCGTCGTCAACGCGGGCGGCGGCTACGAGATCATCGAGGGGCGTCTGGGTCTCGGCGCGGGGCTCTCGGTGGTCGGCGACAACACGGGCGGCGTCGATCTCACGCTGCGCGAGGACGAGCCCTCCGCCGGATCGCTGGACACGAAACTCAAGCTCATCGCGCGGCCGATCGTCGGCATCTGGGGCCGGCCCTCCCCCGCGTGGCGCGTGGGATTTTGCTATCGCGAAAAGACCGACGTGAAGCTCGACCTGCCCAACAACATCCACGTGCCCGAACTCGGCGTCTTCGAGGACAACCGCTGGAACGTGCTGGCCGAGTCGGAGATCACGCTCATCGCGCGCAGCTACTCGCACTTTTCGCCGCGCATGTTCGCGCTCGGCGTGGCGTTCGACGCACTCCCGCGCACGACCATCACACTCGACGAGACGTGGCGACAGTGGTCGCAGTACCATGACCCCACGGTGCGGCTGAAACTGCGCATCGACGGCGGGCTCGGCCAGATCGTCGAAATCGAGCGCCAGCCGCCGCTCGAATCCGCGAACTTCCACGACATCTTCGTCACGGCCCTCGGTGTCGAGGGTCGGCCGATCGAGCGACCCGGCGCGACGCTCGCCGTGCGCGGCGGCTACATCTATTCGCCCACACCCGCCCCGCATCAGCACGGCCCCACGAATCTGGTCGATACCACCTCGAACACGGTCTCGGTGGGCGTCGGATTCACGGCGAAGGACCCCCTCGACGCCATCGACGAGTGGAGCCTGAACACTTACGGCCGCGTGATGTTTCTCCAGGAGCAAACGGTCGAGAAATCGTCCGACGACGACCCGGTCGGCGACTACACTTTCGGCGGATACGTCCCCGGATTCGGCGCGTCGATCACCGCGAAATTTTAG